The nucleotide sequence CCAGCCTGAGCCAGGTCTCCGAGGACGTGCTGGCCCCCCACCAGGTCGTCACCATCGAGCCGGGGGTCTACATCCAGGGCCTGGGCGGCTGCCGCATCGAGGACCTGGTGCTGGTCACCGCCACGGGGCACGAGGTGCTTTCGCAAAGCCCCAAGGAGCTCATCGAGCTATGAGGCGAAGCCTGGCGCTTCTGGTCCTGGGGGGGCTGGCGCTGGCCCAGGGCTATGTGGTACAGCCCGGGGACACCCTGGAGCGCATCGCCCGGCTCTTTCAGGTGCCCGTAGCCGAGCTGATGCTGGCCAACGGTCTCATCGAGGACCCGCTGCCGGTGGGGCTCGAGCTCAACATCCCCCCCTCGGACTGGAACCCCATGCACATAGAGGCCCTCCCCCTGCTCGAACCGCTGCCCTGGGTATTCCTGCCCCTCCCCCCAGCCCCCCAGGAGGCCCGGGTACGGGCAGTCCAGGAGGGGCTGGCCTCGTGGTACGGGGCCCGCTTCCACGGACGGCGCACCGCCAGCGGGGAGCGCTTCAACAAGTTCCACCTTACCGCCGCCCACCGCAGCCTGCCCTTCGGCACCCGGGTGCGGGTGGTCAACCCCCGCAACGGCCAGAGCGTGGTGGTGCGCATCAACGACCGGGGGCCCCACATCCAGGGCCGAATCATCGACCTTTCCTACGCCGCTGCGTTGCAGCTCGGCCTGGTGCGCCAGGGGGTCTTCCGGGTGCGGCTTGAGATTTTGCCCTGACCATGCGCTACGGACTGCACCTCTCCATCGCTGGCAAGCAGGGCGTGGCCGGAGCGGCCCGGGAAGCTGCTCTCCTGGGCCTCACCGCCCTGCAAATCTTCGCCAAAAGCCCCAGGAGCTGGAAGACCCGCCCCCTCCGCCCCGGCGAGGTGGAGGGCTTCCGCGCCTGGAAGGAGAACCTGGGCGGCCTGCCCACGGTCGTCCATGCTTCGTACCTGGTCAACCTGGCCGCCAAGGGCGAGCTGGGGGAGAAAAGCGTCTTCAGCCTGGCCGACGACCTGGTCAAGGCCCAGGCCCTGGGGGCCGAGTACGTGGTGGTGCACCCCGGCTCGGGCGAGCCGGCCCAGGCCCGCGAGAACGCCCTGAAGGCGCTGGCCCTAGCAGGAGCAAAAGGCCCCCAGCTGCTTCTTGAGAATACCGCCGGGGGAGGCGAGAAGCTGGGGGCCCGGCCGGGCGAGCTGGCTGAGCTCATCGAGGGCACCCCCATGGGGGTCTGCTTCGACACCTGCCACGCCTTCGCCGCCGGCTACGACCCGCTGGAGGCCCTGGACGAGCTGGAACGCCGGGTGGGGCTGGAGCGGGTGCCGGTGGTGCACCTCAACGACTCCGTGGGGGCCAAGGGGGCGCAGGTGGACCACCACGCCAACCTGCTTCAGGGCCAGATGGGACCCCGCTTGAAGGCGGTCTTCCTCGAGCCCCGCCTGCGGGAAAAGGTCTTCATCCTGGAGACCCCCCGCAGCCCCCAGGAGGATGCCCACAACCTGCGGGTGCTGCGGGAGTGGCTCGGCTAGCGCGACTTCACCTCGGCCCAGACCCGGTTGAAGATCTCGCCCTCCTCACCCAAATCGGCCAGGAACTCCAGCCGCTGCCGCGTCTCCTCTGGGGGGTAGATGAGGGGGTTGTCCTTCTCCTCGATCTGGTCCATGGCCGCCGCCACCGGGGTGGCGTAACCGATGGCATTGGAGATTTTGGCGGCGATATCAGGCTCCAGCAGGAAATTGATGAACTTATAGGCCAGCTCGTGCTGGGGACTCTTCCTGAGCACCACCAAAGCATCGGCCCACAGGGTAGCCCCCTCTTTGGGAATCACGTACTTGAGCCTGGGGTTCTCCGCCTGGGCGGCCAGGATGTCCCCCGAGTAGGCGATGCCCACCGCGATGTCCCCGGCAATCAGCCGGTCGCGGATGCTGGTTCCCCCCGCAAAGCCCTGCGAGCGCCGTTTGGTCTCGAGCAAAAGCGCCTGAACCTCGGCCAGCCTGGCCGGGTCGGTGGTGTTGACCGAAAGCCCCTTGTACTTCAAGGCCGCCCCTATCGTCTCCCGCATCTCGTCCAGCAGCAAGAAACTCCCCACCTGCTGGGCAGGGTCGAAGATCACCGCCCAGCTCTCCACCGGCCCCCGCACCAGGTCCTCCCGGTAGGCCAGGCCGGTGGTGCCCCACTGGTAGGCCACGCTGTAGCGGCCGCCGGGGTCGTAGGCCGGGTCGGCGAACTGGGGGGCCAGGTTCTTCAGGTTGGGCAGCTTGGCCTTGTCCAGCTCCTGCAGGATGCCCGCCCTGGCCAGGGTACCCACCGTGTAGTCTGGGGTGATAAGCACATCGTACTCCCGGTCACCCCCAGCCTGGAGCTTGGACTGCATGGCCTCGGGGGAGTCGTAGGTGTCCTCCACCACCCGCACCCCCTCCCGCTTCTCGAACTCCTGCAGCACCTCCTTGGGCATGTAGTCCGACCAGTTGAGGAGGCGCAGCTCCTTCCTCTCCTGCCCACAGCCAGCTAAAAAAACCAAGACAAACGGCAACCACCAGAGCTTTCTCACCCTAACCTCCTAGCGTTTCTTCCAGAAGAGCACCCCAAGCAGAATGACCAGAATAGTAGCCCCCACCATCAGGGTGGACAGGGCGTGGATCTCAGGGCGTATGCCGAGCTTGACCGAGGAGTAGATGTACAAAGGCAGCGTGGTCGAACCCGGCCCGGCGGTAAAGAAGGTGATCACGAAGTCGTCGAGGGAGAGGCTGAAGGCCAGGAGGGCCCCCGCCACCACCCCAGGTAGGATAAGCGGAAGGGTCACCTCGCGGAAGGTCTGCCAGGGGGTGGCCCCCAGGTCCTTGGCGGCCTCCTCCAAAGCAGGGTCCAGGAGCATCAACCGGGCCCGCACCACCAGGGTCACGTAGGCAATCTGAAAGCTGATGTGGCCCAAGATAATGGTAAACAGCGAGAGCCTGGGCCAGCCCACCAGGTCCCGCACCACGTCGAAAAGCAGCAAAAGCGAGATGCCCATCACCACGTCCGGCACCACCACCGGCACGTATAGAAGGTAGCGCAGCGCGGTTTTGAGCCGGAACTCATAGCGCACCAGCCCAATGGCCAGCAAGGTGCCCAGCACGGTGGAGACCAGGGTGGAGACCACGGCCACGATGAGGGTGTTGGTCAGGTACTCCAGGATGCGCTCGTTGGCGAAAAGCCGCGCGTACCAGTCCAGGGTAAAACCGGTAAAGCGCACCCCAAAGCGGCTTTGGTTGAAGGAAAGGGCCACGATGACCAGGATGGGCAGGTACAAAAACAAAAAGACCAGCCCCGCGTAAAGCCCGAGCAGCCGCCTCATACCAGCCTATCCAAACCCCGCTCACCCTGGGTGCGGGCGTAGAGCCAAAGCCCCAGCAGAACCAGGGCCATCAGGACCATGCTCACCGCGCTGCCAAAGGCCCAGTTTTGGGCCGAGCCGAACTGGAGCTGAATCAGATTGCCCACCAGCGTCACCTTGCCCCCCCCTAGCAGGTCGGCAATCACGAAGGTGCCCACAGCCGGAATGAAGACCAGGAGGAATCCGGCAAAAAGCCCGGGGACGGTCTGGGGAAAGATGGCCTCGAGGAAAGCCCGCACCGGACGGGCCCCCAGGTCATAAGCGGCCTCCCGCAGGCTCCAGTCAATCCGCTCCACCGCCGCATATAGCGGCAGCACGAAAAAGGGCAGGTAGGTGTAAACCGTGGCCACGTACACCGCCAGCATCGAGGGCAAAAGCTCGGCAGGGGGCAGGCCAAAGGCGGTAATGAAGGCGTTCAGCAGACCCTCTTTCTGAAAAATCACAATCCAGGCATAGACCCGGATGAGGAAGTTGGTGAAAAAGGGAATCACCACCAGGAGTAGAAGCACCTCTTTGTAGCGGCTTTGGGCGATGTAGAAGGCCAGGGGATACCCCAGGACCATCACGAAGAGGGTGGACCAAAAACCAATCCACAGGCTCCGCCCGATAATCTCGGCGAAAAGCGGGTCAGAGAAGAAGCGCACGTAGTTGTGGAGCCCCAACGGCGGCACCGGCTGGCCCAGGCTGCCCCGGCTCATCAGCGAGACCCCCAGCACGATGAGGGTGGGCACCAGCACGAAAACCACCAGCCAGAAGGCCCCAGGCCCCACCGTGAGCAAGACCTGGCGCAGGCGCTGAGCGGGCGTCGCGGCCTCACGCATCGAGGCCCTCCTCTATGACCACCAGCTTTTCTGGGGTCAGGGCCACCCAGACCTCCTCGTCGTAATCGAACTCCTCGTGGCCCGGCTCCTGGATATCGTGGTTCAGGGTCTCGCACATGATCCGCTGGCCGTCGGCCAGAAGGATGTAGAGGTTCTCCGAACCGGTGTAGATGATGTCGTCCACCTTGGCCCTGAACACGTTGGGCAGGTTGGGGCGTTCGCGGAAGAGGCGGACTTTTTCCGGGCGGATGGAAAGCAGCACCTCCTGGCCCGGGGTTAGGGCATCCTCATCGTCCAACACAAACTCCCCTAAAGAGGTCTGCACCCGCCGAGGCTCTATGGCTTTGGCCGGGATCAGGTTGGAATCGCCGATAAAACGGGCCACAAAGGCCGTCCGGGGGAGCTCGTAAATCTCCTCGGTGGGGCCAAGCTGCTCGATGCGGCCCTTGTTCATCACCGCGATGCGGTCGGACATGACCAGCGCTTCCTCCTGGTCGTGGGTCACGAAAATGAAGGTGATGCCCAGCTCTTCCTGCAGGTTCATCAGCTCCACCCGCAGCTCCTGGCGCAGCTTTAGGTCGAGGGCCGATAGGGGTTCGTCCAGAAGCAGCACCTCCGGCTCGTTGACCAGGGCTCGAGCCAGGGCCACCCGCTGGCGCTGGCCCCCGGACATCTGGTCGGGGCGGCGCTTTTCGTAACCGGTGAGGTTGACCAGCTCCAAGGCCCACCCCACCCGCCGGGCGATTTCGTCCCTGGGCAGCCTCTTCATGCGCAGCCCGAAGGCGATGTTCTGTTCCACGGTCATGTGGGGAAAAAGGGCGTAGTTCTGGAAGACTGTGTTGACCGGACGAAGATAGGGGGGCACCCTGGTCATGTCCTCCCCGCCGATGATGATCTGCCCCGCATC is from Meiothermus sp. QL-1 and encodes:
- a CDS encoding ABC transporter permease encodes the protein MRRLLGLYAGLVFLFLYLPILVIVALSFNQSRFGVRFTGFTLDWYARLFANERILEYLTNTLIVAVVSTLVSTVLGTLLAIGLVRYEFRLKTALRYLLYVPVVVPDVVMGISLLLLFDVVRDLVGWPRLSLFTIILGHISFQIAYVTLVVRARLMLLDPALEEAAKDLGATPWQTFREVTLPLILPGVVAGALLAFSLSLDDFVITFFTAGPGSTTLPLYIYSSVKLGIRPEIHALSTLMVGATILVILLGVLFWKKR
- a CDS encoding ABC transporter ATP-binding protein; translated protein: METLFRRRRERKLGDSFALRLVGVTKRFGEVKAVDNVSLEVRDGEFFSLLGPSGCGKTTLLRMIAGFDTPDAGQIIIGGEDMTRVPPYLRPVNTVFQNYALFPHMTVEQNIAFGLRMKRLPRDEIARRVGWALELVNLTGYEKRRPDQMSGGQRQRVALARALVNEPEVLLLDEPLSALDLKLRQELRVELMNLQEELGITFIFVTHDQEEALVMSDRIAVMNKGRIEQLGPTEEIYELPRTAFVARFIGDSNLIPAKAIEPRRVQTSLGEFVLDDEDALTPGQEVLLSIRPEKVRLFRERPNLPNVFRAKVDDIIYTGSENLYILLADGQRIMCETLNHDIQEPGHEEFDYDEEVWVALTPEKLVVIEEGLDA
- a CDS encoding septal ring lytic transglycosylase RlpA family protein; protein product: MRRSLALLVLGGLALAQGYVVQPGDTLERIARLFQVPVAELMLANGLIEDPLPVGLELNIPPSDWNPMHIEALPLLEPLPWVFLPLPPAPQEARVRAVQEGLASWYGARFHGRRTASGERFNKFHLTAAHRSLPFGTRVRVVNPRNGQSVVVRINDRGPHIQGRIIDLSYAAALQLGLVRQGVFRVRLEILP
- a CDS encoding deoxyribonuclease IV; this encodes MRYGLHLSIAGKQGVAGAAREAALLGLTALQIFAKSPRSWKTRPLRPGEVEGFRAWKENLGGLPTVVHASYLVNLAAKGELGEKSVFSLADDLVKAQALGAEYVVVHPGSGEPAQARENALKALALAGAKGPQLLLENTAGGGEKLGARPGELAELIEGTPMGVCFDTCHAFAAGYDPLEALDELERRVGLERVPVVHLNDSVGAKGAQVDHHANLLQGQMGPRLKAVFLEPRLREKVFILETPRSPQEDAHNLRVLREWLG
- a CDS encoding spermidine/putrescine ABC transporter substrate-binding protein, with amino-acid sequence MRKLWWLPFVLVFLAGCGQERKELRLLNWSDYMPKEVLQEFEKREGVRVVEDTYDSPEAMQSKLQAGGDREYDVLITPDYTVGTLARAGILQELDKAKLPNLKNLAPQFADPAYDPGGRYSVAYQWGTTGLAYREDLVRGPVESWAVIFDPAQQVGSFLLLDEMRETIGAALKYKGLSVNTTDPARLAEVQALLLETKRRSQGFAGGTSIRDRLIAGDIAVGIAYSGDILAAQAENPRLKYVIPKEGATLWADALVVLRKSPQHELAYKFINFLLEPDIAAKISNAIGYATPVAAAMDQIEEKDNPLIYPPEETRQRLEFLADLGEEGEIFNRVWAEVKSR
- a CDS encoding ABC transporter permease, with product MREAATPAQRLRQVLLTVGPGAFWLVVFVLVPTLIVLGVSLMSRGSLGQPVPPLGLHNYVRFFSDPLFAEIIGRSLWIGFWSTLFVMVLGYPLAFYIAQSRYKEVLLLLVVIPFFTNFLIRVYAWIVIFQKEGLLNAFITAFGLPPAELLPSMLAVYVATVYTYLPFFVLPLYAAVERIDWSLREAAYDLGARPVRAFLEAIFPQTVPGLFAGFLLVFIPAVGTFVIADLLGGGKVTLVGNLIQLQFGSAQNWAFGSAVSMVLMALVLLGLWLYARTQGERGLDRLV